CCATGATACAAAAAAAGTGGCACGAATTTTATATTCCTTAATAAATCAACCGAAATAGTACGATCATTTTTAAAAAAAGGAGGGGTAAAGAGGATGTCATTTGCTTCTGAAACGAAGAAAGAATTAACAACATTAGAAGTGAAAGATTGTTGTGCAAAAGCAGAACTATCAGCACTGATCCGAATGAATGGCTCTCTTTCCTTTTCTAACCGTACCCTCGTTGTCAATATTCAGACGGAGAATGCTGCAATCGCTAGAAGGATTTATACATTACTGAAGAAAAATTATGTAATCACAGTAGAATTACTCGTTCGGAAAAAGATGCGTTTGAAGAAAAACAATGTTTATATTGTCCGGTTAAAAGAAAAGGCACAGACTATTCTAGAAGATCTCCACATTATTGAAGAAGGCTTTACATTTGTTCATCAAATATCAGAAAAATTGATCAAGAAGAAATGCTGCAAACGTTCCTATTTACGGGGGGCTTTTTTAGCGGGAGGGTCTATCAATAATCCAGAGACCTCCTCCTACCATTTAGAGATTTTTTCTTTATATAAGGAACATAGTGATTCCTTGTGTGAATTAATGAACACTTTTGATC
This DNA window, taken from Oikeobacillus pervagus, encodes the following:
- the whiA gene encoding DNA-binding protein WhiA, with the translated sequence MSFASETKKELTTLEVKDCCAKAELSALIRMNGSLSFSNRTLVVNIQTENAAIARRIYTLLKKNYVITVELLVRKKMRLKKNNVYIVRLKEKAQTILEDLHIIEEGFTFVHQISEKLIKKKCCKRSYLRGAFLAGGSINNPETSSYHLEIFSLYKEHSDSLCELMNTFDLNSKTLERKKGYIAYLKEAEKITEFLGVIGAHSALLRFEDVRILRDMRNSVNRLVNCETANLNKTIGAALRQVENIRYIDEKVGLSVLPDKLREIAELRVAHQDVTLKELGEMVSGGKISKSGINHRLRKIDEIAEKLRSGEKV